One part of the Streptomyces ferrugineus genome encodes these proteins:
- a CDS encoding response regulator, whose amino-acid sequence MTTPPPSGAPIRVLIADDQEMVRTGFRFFLNAQPDMTVVAEAADGEEAVALARRERPDVCLLDIRMPKLDGLEATRLLAGPDVADPMRVVVVTTFDLDEYVYGALRGGACGFLLKDSGPTLLAEAVRAAAAGDSLVSPSITVRLLKHVTAPQTATAAPVRPAATPMEPLTDRELDVVRLVALGRTNAEIAAELYVSLSTVKTHLSSVQLKLSARNRVEIAAWAWQNGYGQPGG is encoded by the coding sequence ATGACCACCCCACCCCCGTCCGGGGCGCCCATCCGCGTCCTCATCGCCGACGACCAGGAGATGGTCCGCACCGGCTTCCGCTTCTTCCTCAACGCCCAGCCCGACATGACCGTGGTCGCCGAGGCCGCCGACGGCGAGGAGGCGGTGGCGCTGGCGCGGCGGGAGCGGCCCGATGTGTGCCTGCTGGACATCCGGATGCCGAAACTGGACGGGCTGGAGGCGACCCGGCTGCTCGCGGGGCCCGATGTGGCCGATCCCATGCGGGTGGTCGTGGTGACGACCTTCGACCTCGACGAGTACGTGTACGGGGCGCTGCGCGGCGGTGCGTGCGGGTTCCTGCTGAAGGACTCCGGGCCCACGCTGCTCGCCGAGGCGGTGCGCGCCGCCGCGGCCGGCGACTCGCTGGTCTCGCCGTCGATCACGGTCCGGCTGCTCAAACACGTCACCGCCCCGCAGACCGCCACCGCCGCCCCGGTCAGGCCCGCGGCCACGCCCATGGAGCCCCTCACCGACCGTGAACTGGACGTGGTCCGGCTGGTCGCCCTCGGCCGCACGAACGCCGAGATCGCCGCCGAGTTGTACGTCTCGCTGTCCACGGTCAAGACGCACCTGTCCAGCGTGCAGTTGAAGCTGTCCGCCCGGAACCGCGTCGAGATCGCCGCCTGGGCCTGGCAGAACGGATACGGGCAGCCCGGCGGGTGA
- a CDS encoding SAM-dependent methyltransferase → MSDGHTPSGGSAKLNTGVAHNARVWNYWIGGKDNYEVDQQVGEHVAGMFPIIRDIARADREFLGRAVRFVAEERGVRQFLDIGTGLPTADNTHEIAQRVAPDSRIVYVDNDPIVLVHARTLLTGTHEGVTAYIDADVHDPDAIVERAARTLDFGKPVAVMMLGILNFVLDYDKARDIVRRVLAAVPSGSLLVLTHPTFDAELGGEGQIPAMKFWNENATPPITARSGADIAAFFDGLELLEPGMVSCSQWRAPDSPAPVPQYGAVAVKP, encoded by the coding sequence GTGAGTGATGGCCACACCCCGTCGGGCGGGTCGGCGAAGCTGAACACCGGTGTGGCGCACAACGCGCGTGTGTGGAACTACTGGATCGGCGGCAAGGACAACTACGAGGTCGACCAGCAGGTCGGCGAGCACGTCGCCGGGATGTTCCCGATCATCCGGGACATCGCCCGCGCGGACCGCGAGTTCCTGGGCCGCGCCGTGCGCTTCGTCGCCGAGGAGCGGGGCGTACGGCAGTTCCTGGACATCGGCACCGGGCTGCCGACGGCGGACAACACCCATGAGATCGCCCAGCGCGTCGCGCCCGACTCGCGGATCGTGTACGTCGACAACGACCCGATCGTGCTGGTGCACGCCCGCACGCTGCTCACCGGCACCCACGAGGGCGTCACCGCCTACATCGACGCCGATGTGCACGACCCGGACGCCATCGTCGAACGCGCCGCGCGGACCCTGGACTTCGGCAAGCCGGTCGCGGTGATGATGCTGGGCATCCTCAACTTCGTCCTCGACTACGACAAGGCCCGCGACATCGTGCGGCGTGTCCTGGCCGCCGTCCCCTCCGGCAGCCTGCTGGTCCTGACGCACCCGACGTTCGACGCCGAACTGGGCGGCGAGGGCCAGATCCCGGCGATGAAGTTCTGGAACGAGAACGCCACCCCGCCGATCACCGCCCGCAGCGGCGCGGACATCGCCGCCTTCTTCGACGGTCTGGAGCTGCTGGAGCCGGGGATGGTGTCCTGCTCGCAGTGGCGCGCCCCCGATTCTCCCGCGCCGGTGCCGCAGTACGGCGCGGTGGCCGTGAAACCCTGA
- a CDS encoding NUDIX hydrolase family protein, whose protein sequence is MTETTPGWLTSDELEQARARMPILYVEAVPVRVDDSGEVTSIGLLLRIGPDGTVSRTLVSGRVLHHERVRDALLRHLEKDLGPVALPRVPTSLQPFTVAEYFPTQGITPYHDPRQHAVSLAYVVPVTGDCRPRQDALDLVWFSPQEALSPAVQSEMPGGHGVLLKQALAHVGCVI, encoded by the coding sequence ATGACCGAAACCACGCCCGGCTGGCTGACCAGCGACGAACTGGAGCAGGCGCGCGCCCGCATGCCGATCCTGTACGTCGAGGCCGTGCCCGTGCGCGTCGACGACAGCGGCGAGGTCACCAGCATCGGCCTCCTGCTGCGCATCGGACCGGACGGTACGGTCAGCCGGACCCTGGTCTCCGGCCGCGTGCTGCACCACGAGCGGGTCCGCGACGCCCTCCTGCGCCACCTGGAGAAGGACCTCGGCCCGGTGGCGCTGCCCCGGGTGCCGACCTCGCTGCAGCCGTTCACGGTCGCGGAGTACTTCCCGACGCAGGGCATCACGCCGTACCACGACCCGCGTCAGCACGCGGTCTCCCTGGCCTACGTCGTCCCGGTCACCGGTGACTGCCGCCCTCGCCAGGACGCCCTCGACCTGGTCTGGTTCAGCCCGCAGGAGGCCCTGTCACCGGCGGTGCAGAGCGAGATGCCCGGCGGCCACGGGGTGCTGCTGAAGCAGGCGCTGGCGCATGTGGGCTGTGTGATCTGA
- the rox gene encoding rifampin monooxygenase has translation MIDVIIAGGGPTGLMLACELRLHGVHVVVLEKLTEPTPQSRGQGLHARSVEMMDQRGILDRFLAVSETFRVGGLFGGIVKPWPERLDTAHPYGVATPQPVTERLLNERALELGTDIRRGCEVVGLSQDEDGVTVELADGTRLRSRYLAGCDGGRSLVRKALGVGFPGEAATVETLLGELELTEDPERIAAVVAEVRKTQLRFGAAADGDGVYRVVVPADGVSEDRASEPTLEEFQQQLRAVAGTDFGAHSPRWLSRFGDATRQAERYRVGRVLLAGDAAHIHPPTGGQGLNLGIQDAFNLGWKLAAAVEGWAPEGLLDTYHAERHPVGAAVLANTRAQITLLGTDPGASALRELFSKLMDFEEVNRYVTEMITAVGVRYDFGEGHELLGRRMRDVPLKRGRLYELLRDGRGLLLDRTGRLSVAGWADRVDHVVDVGDELDVPAALLRPDGHVAWVGAEQRELLTPLRTWFGTAAD, from the coding sequence ATGATCGACGTCATCATTGCCGGCGGTGGACCGACCGGCCTGATGCTGGCCTGCGAACTGCGGCTGCACGGCGTGCACGTGGTCGTGCTGGAGAAGCTGACCGAGCCGACCCCGCAGTCCCGGGGGCAGGGACTGCACGCGCGCAGCGTGGAGATGATGGACCAGCGCGGCATCCTGGACCGGTTCCTCGCGGTCAGTGAGACCTTCCGGGTCGGCGGGCTCTTCGGCGGCATCGTCAAGCCGTGGCCGGAGCGCCTGGACACGGCTCACCCGTACGGCGTCGCCACACCGCAGCCGGTCACCGAGCGGCTGCTGAACGAGCGTGCCCTCGAACTCGGCACCGACATCCGGCGCGGCTGCGAGGTGGTGGGGCTGAGCCAGGACGAGGACGGGGTGACCGTCGAGCTGGCGGACGGCACGCGGCTGCGTTCGCGCTACCTCGCGGGCTGCGACGGCGGCCGCAGCCTGGTGCGCAAGGCGCTCGGCGTCGGCTTCCCCGGCGAGGCGGCCACGGTCGAGACGCTGCTGGGCGAGCTGGAGCTGACCGAGGATCCGGAGAGGATCGCGGCCGTCGTCGCCGAAGTCCGCAAGACCCAGCTCAGGTTCGGCGCCGCCGCCGACGGCGACGGGGTGTACCGCGTCGTCGTTCCGGCCGACGGCGTGTCCGAGGACCGGGCGAGCGAGCCGACCCTCGAGGAGTTCCAGCAGCAGCTCCGGGCCGTCGCGGGAACCGACTTCGGCGCGCACTCGCCGCGCTGGCTCTCCCGGTTCGGCGACGCCACCCGGCAGGCCGAGCGCTACCGGGTGGGCCGGGTGCTGCTGGCCGGAGACGCCGCGCACATCCACCCGCCGACCGGCGGGCAGGGGCTCAACCTCGGCATCCAGGACGCGTTCAACCTCGGCTGGAAACTGGCCGCGGCGGTCGAGGGCTGGGCGCCGGAGGGGCTGCTGGACACCTACCACGCCGAACGGCACCCGGTGGGCGCCGCCGTACTGGCCAACACCCGTGCGCAGATCACGCTGCTGGGCACCGATCCGGGCGCGAGCGCGCTGCGGGAGCTGTTCTCGAAGCTGATGGACTTCGAGGAGGTGAACCGGTACGTGACCGAGATGATCACCGCGGTCGGGGTCCGCTACGACTTCGGCGAGGGCCACGAACTGCTCGGCCGGCGGATGCGGGACGTGCCCCTGAAGCGCGGCCGCCTCTACGAGTTGCTGCGCGACGGGCGCGGGCTGCTGCTCGACCGGACGGGCCGGCTGTCGGTGGCGGGCTGGGCGGACCGGGTCGACCATGTCGTCGACGTCGGCGACGAGTTGGACGTGCCCGCGGCGCTGCTGCGGCCGGACGGCCATGTGGCGTGGGTCGGTGCGGAGCAGCGGGAGCTGCTGACACCGCTGCGCACGTGGTTCGGCACCGCCGCCGACTGA
- a CDS encoding tetratricopeptide repeat protein produces the protein MTTSRVPAGVPSGAFLPADGDNGGAAADGTGQGVTAPAADSLRISLLVSRARTAARSGDLDGALRLLHEAGDPVAAAHPDVLDLLARVHAQRGEPARAAEYWRRVQERQPQDPAASAGLARIDLLGRRGPRAALARHRTRTALVAAICAVAAITAGTVALTDGAGERPAPPGLSPADRAEQLAERLDAERRAEQARERDRATARRTQAATALADVLRAPGVDPVVQEGSVEVAFTDGLFSEGAELTPTGAERLAVLGERLAGRTADVEIYGQTATVPGAPTSGGSVLSLWRALIAARELSAASGKPLTAFTTASADQRDAPYASVARNRTVTVVITPRQPTG, from the coding sequence GTGACCACATCCCGAGTCCCGGCGGGCGTCCCGTCCGGCGCGTTCCTGCCCGCCGACGGCGACAACGGCGGCGCAGCCGCGGACGGCACGGGGCAGGGCGTCACGGCGCCGGCCGCCGACTCGCTGCGCATCTCCCTGCTCGTCTCACGCGCCCGGACGGCGGCCCGCTCCGGCGACCTGGACGGTGCCCTGCGGCTGCTGCACGAGGCCGGGGATCCCGTCGCCGCGGCCCATCCGGACGTACTGGACCTGCTCGCCCGTGTGCACGCCCAGCGCGGCGAGCCGGCCCGGGCGGCGGAGTACTGGCGCCGGGTCCAGGAGCGGCAGCCGCAGGATCCGGCCGCCTCGGCCGGGCTGGCCAGGATCGACCTGCTGGGCCGACGCGGCCCACGCGCGGCACTCGCCCGGCACCGCACCCGCACGGCCCTGGTCGCCGCGATCTGTGCCGTGGCCGCGATCACGGCCGGCACGGTCGCCCTCACCGACGGCGCCGGCGAACGCCCGGCCCCGCCCGGCCTGTCGCCGGCCGACCGCGCGGAGCAGCTCGCCGAGCGCCTCGACGCCGAACGCCGGGCGGAGCAGGCACGCGAGCGGGACCGCGCGACGGCCCGGCGGACACAGGCGGCCACAGCCCTGGCCGACGTGCTGCGGGCGCCGGGCGTCGACCCGGTCGTCCAGGAAGGCTCCGTGGAGGTCGCCTTCACCGACGGGCTCTTCTCCGAGGGCGCCGAACTGACCCCGACCGGCGCCGAGCGGCTCGCCGTCCTGGGAGAGCGCCTGGCGGGACGGACGGCGGACGTCGAGATCTACGGCCAGACCGCGACCGTGCCCGGTGCCCCGACCAGCGGCGGCTCCGTCCTGTCCCTCTGGCGTGCCCTCATCGCCGCCCGCGAGTTGAGCGCCGCCAGCGGCAAGCCCCTCACCGCGTTCACCACGGCCAGCGCGGACCAGCGCGACGCACCGTACGCGAGCGTCGCGAGAAACCGGACGGTGACGGTGGTGATCACACCGCGCCAGCCGACCGGATGA
- a CDS encoding Hsp70 family protein — MRETIDFGIDLGTTNSAIAVAEDDGVRIIKNNDGWDCTPSAVWIPKEGVIHVGRRARERTESDPKNAYAEFKLEMGAAGAERLFERTGLSLSPEELSAEVLKSLRQDAAHEYGYQPEAAVITVPASFALNQNSATGSAAALAGLGEHCPLVQEPTAAAIAYGVQDASESAHWMVFDLGGGTFDAAVMSKRDGELQLIQHAGDPYLGGKLIDWALVDDLLAPAVRRDLGLADFSRDNRDRWLKNFAKLKLEAENAKIALSRAASVEISVDLDDGSGGTELFEYTLTRGALDDLALPHYTRAIRLCRKALADSSLRPDHIDRLLLVGGATLSPGLRELLADPVEGPGIPLDHSQDPTTVVARGAAVFASTVRLPKQPRKAAPGEFAIELHYPAQSVDTTGIPVSGKVSSGSAVDWTRYTVTLSNPDGRPPFRGPRTELGADGTFYTEVAIDADTRSRFTVELSDNSGTRRTLAGDTFSITHATVLPGDAVLTGTLGIGKADGTFDPLLRKGATLPAQVTKPYRTTIPLRRTEPDAVIRIPLLEGERRRADRNTRVGLIEIRPRDIRIDLPSQSEVEVTFEIQASNREVLVTADIPLLQQQFEATINRSELLAPEHAELVDRLHDLEQRARLLQDQAEDVHSEPARTRLEDLTDQQAIPQLRKEVDAAAVDTGAAVTSDRRIRDVEAQLDDIEEAIEIPGLQRELWDLLSACEDVIEQVGGSPSDRRELQSMRDRASSLGDDASPADLRRLIKRAGQFHVELLRRTDQWEYVVFHALVEMRDDMFSRAQADAAILEGRRAVAAGDRRALAGVNERLRRLLPPGVADEAERLSGGIN, encoded by the coding sequence ATGCGCGAGACCATCGACTTCGGCATCGACCTCGGCACCACCAACAGCGCCATCGCGGTGGCCGAGGACGACGGCGTACGGATCATCAAGAACAACGACGGGTGGGACTGCACGCCCTCCGCCGTGTGGATCCCCAAGGAGGGGGTGATCCATGTGGGCAGGCGGGCCAGGGAACGCACGGAGAGCGACCCGAAGAACGCGTATGCGGAGTTCAAGCTGGAGATGGGCGCGGCGGGCGCGGAGCGGCTCTTCGAGCGCACGGGCCTGTCGCTCAGCCCCGAAGAGCTGTCCGCCGAGGTGCTCAAGTCCCTGCGGCAGGACGCCGCGCACGAGTACGGGTACCAGCCCGAGGCGGCCGTGATCACCGTCCCGGCCTCCTTCGCCCTGAACCAGAACAGCGCCACCGGCTCGGCCGCGGCCCTCGCCGGGCTCGGCGAGCACTGCCCGCTGGTGCAGGAGCCGACCGCCGCCGCCATCGCCTACGGGGTGCAGGACGCCTCCGAGTCCGCCCACTGGATGGTGTTCGACCTGGGCGGCGGCACCTTCGACGCGGCCGTGATGAGCAAGCGCGACGGCGAGCTCCAGCTCATCCAGCACGCCGGCGACCCCTACCTCGGCGGCAAGCTCATCGACTGGGCCCTCGTCGACGACCTGCTGGCTCCCGCGGTCCGCCGGGACCTCGGCCTGGCGGACTTCAGCCGTGACAACCGCGACCGCTGGCTCAAGAACTTCGCCAAGCTCAAGCTGGAGGCGGAGAACGCGAAGATCGCGCTGTCCCGCGCCGCTTCGGTCGAGATCTCCGTCGACCTCGACGACGGCAGCGGCGGCACCGAACTCTTCGAGTACACGCTGACCCGGGGCGCCCTCGACGACCTCGCCCTGCCGCACTACACGCGCGCCATCCGGCTCTGCCGCAAGGCGCTGGCCGACAGTTCGCTGCGCCCCGACCACATCGACCGGCTGCTCCTGGTCGGCGGCGCCACCCTCAGCCCCGGGCTGCGCGAACTGCTCGCCGACCCGGTCGAGGGACCCGGCATCCCCCTCGACCACAGCCAGGACCCCACCACCGTGGTCGCGCGCGGAGCCGCCGTGTTCGCGAGCACGGTCCGGCTGCCGAAGCAGCCGCGGAAGGCGGCGCCGGGCGAGTTCGCCATCGAGCTGCACTATCCGGCGCAGTCCGTCGACACCACCGGTATCCCGGTCTCCGGCAAGGTCAGCAGCGGCAGCGCGGTGGACTGGACCCGGTACACCGTCACGCTCAGCAACCCCGATGGGCGCCCGCCCTTCCGCGGCCCGCGCACCGAACTCGGCGCGGACGGCACCTTCTACACCGAGGTCGCCATCGACGCCGACACCCGCTCCCGCTTCACCGTCGAGCTCAGCGACAACTCCGGCACCCGGCGCACCCTCGCGGGCGACACCTTCTCCATCACCCACGCCACCGTCCTCCCCGGCGACGCCGTGCTCACCGGCACCCTCGGCATCGGCAAGGCCGACGGCACCTTCGACCCGCTGCTGCGCAAGGGCGCCACCCTGCCGGCCCAGGTGACCAAGCCGTACCGGACGACGATCCCGCTGCGCCGCACCGAGCCGGACGCCGTCATCCGCATTCCGCTGCTGGAGGGCGAGCGCAGGCGCGCCGACCGCAACACCCGGGTCGGACTGATCGAGATCCGCCCCCGCGACATCCGCATCGACCTGCCCTCCCAGAGCGAGGTCGAGGTGACCTTCGAGATCCAGGCGAGCAACCGCGAGGTCCTCGTCACCGCCGACATTCCCCTGCTTCAGCAGCAGTTCGAGGCGACGATCAACCGCTCCGAGCTGCTGGCCCCCGAGCACGCCGAGCTCGTGGACCGCCTGCACGATCTGGAACAGCGGGCGCGCCTCCTCCAGGACCAGGCCGAGGACGTCCACTCCGAGCCGGCCCGGACCCGGCTGGAGGACCTCACGGATCAGCAGGCCATCCCGCAGCTGCGCAAGGAGGTGGACGCGGCGGCCGTCGACACCGGCGCCGCCGTCACCAGCGACCGCCGCATCCGCGATGTGGAGGCGCAGCTCGACGACATCGAGGAGGCCATCGAGATCCCCGGCCTGCAACGCGAGCTGTGGGATCTGCTCAGCGCCTGCGAGGACGTCATCGAACAGGTCGGCGGCAGCCCGTCGGACCGGCGCGAGCTGCAGAGCATGCGCGACCGGGCCAGCTCGCTCGGCGACGACGCCTCTCCGGCGGATCTGCGCCGGCTCATCAAGCGGGCCGGGCAGTTCCACGTCGAGCTGCTGCGCCGCACCGACCAGTGGGAGTACGTCGTCTTCCACGCGCTGGTCGAGATGCGTGACGACATGTTCTCCCGCGCACAGGCCGACGCCGCCATCCTGGAGGGCCGCCGTGCCGTCGCCGCGGGGGACCGCCGTGCTCTCGCCGGGGTCAACGAGCGACTGCGCCGACTGCTGCCGCCCGGGGTCGCGGATGAGGCCGAGCGGCTGTCCGGCGGCATCAACTAG
- a CDS encoding serine/threonine-protein kinase, which translates to MTRARSREGSRQRRVTVTVTEAREGARRMAGDTTGVEGTLLTRAQRINSALVVDRRLGEGAFAEVYRVRHHILGWQALKLFKHVASLEATSRLFDEARILSTLGHPNIIRVFDAGTVQTSEGMRGYITMEYVAGGSLERLVASHSGAVPVDEATAVLRQAAEGLAVAHERQHPIVHRDLSLANVLITYDESGLRVKVSDFGLAKETDPGTMAASAQGTVAYMPPEVLRRGTGYSCAGDVWALGTIAYFLLTDHFPYNGGDPVQSFSLERFNRPLLPPSAFNDGVGAELDRLVVDMLRVDPADRPASAREVVERAEALRPPAAVRPPPHGAASVERSVEEQVRAAIELSRMPGRLADAANQLEEAVSRHPRLRERHVARLMTWRRGVVM; encoded by the coding sequence GTGACCCGTGCACGCTCCCGGGAGGGGTCCCGGCAGCGGCGTGTCACGGTGACGGTGACCGAGGCCAGGGAAGGGGCGCGGCGGATGGCGGGGGACACGACCGGCGTGGAGGGGACACTGCTGACCCGTGCGCAGCGGATCAACTCGGCGCTGGTCGTGGACCGCAGGCTGGGCGAGGGCGCCTTCGCCGAGGTGTACCGGGTACGGCACCACATCCTCGGCTGGCAGGCGCTGAAGCTGTTCAAGCACGTCGCCTCGCTGGAGGCGACCTCCAGGCTGTTCGACGAGGCCCGCATCCTCTCCACCCTCGGACACCCCAACATCATCCGGGTGTTCGACGCGGGCACCGTGCAGACCTCCGAGGGGATGCGCGGCTACATCACCATGGAGTACGTGGCGGGCGGCAGCCTGGAGCGGCTGGTCGCCTCGCACTCCGGCGCGGTCCCCGTCGACGAGGCCACGGCCGTACTGCGGCAGGCCGCCGAGGGCCTCGCCGTCGCCCATGAGCGCCAGCACCCGATCGTGCACCGCGACCTGTCGCTGGCGAACGTGCTCATCACCTACGACGAGTCCGGACTGCGGGTGAAGGTCAGCGACTTCGGACTCGCCAAGGAGACCGACCCCGGCACCATGGCGGCCAGCGCCCAGGGCACGGTCGCCTACATGCCGCCGGAGGTGCTGCGCCGGGGCACGGGCTACTCGTGCGCCGGGGACGTCTGGGCGCTGGGCACCATCGCCTACTTCCTGCTCACCGACCACTTCCCGTACAACGGCGGCGACCCGGTGCAGTCCTTCTCCCTGGAGCGGTTCAACCGGCCGCTGCTGCCGCCCAGCGCCTTCAACGACGGAGTGGGGGCCGAACTGGACCGGCTGGTCGTCGACATGCTGCGCGTGGACCCGGCCGACCGGCCCGCCTCGGCCCGCGAGGTCGTCGAACGCGCCGAGGCGCTGCGCCCCCCGGCCGCCGTGAGACCGCCACCGCACGGGGCGGCCTCGGTGGAGCGGTCGGTCGAGGAGCAGGTACGGGCGGCCATCGAGCTCTCCCGGATGCCGGGCCGGCTGGCCGATGCCGCCAACCAGCTCGAAGAGGCCGTCAGCCGCCACCCCCGGCTCCGGGAACGGCACGTGGCACGGCTGATGACGTGGCGCCGGGGGGTGGTCATGTGA
- a CDS encoding polysaccharide lyase family 7 protein, which yields MPRTRTVVLAGITAAVSTATLAMSAHAGTPAPHERAAAARCADPADVLDLTDWKLTLPTGDDEDPTEITQPELATFSAAPWFRAESGCDAVRFRAAVNGVTTSGSSYPRSELREMTDGGEDEAAWSTTDGTHTLVVREAFMTLPEERPYLVGAQVHGGDDDVTVFRLEGSKLYVTDGDDRHHHLVTDDYELGTEFEAKFVAEDGEIDVYYNGRRETTISHEGDTNYFKAGAYTQANCDNSEPCDDDNYGEVRISRIEVTHT from the coding sequence ATGCCCCGCACCCGGACCGTCGTGCTCGCCGGCATCACCGCGGCCGTCTCCACCGCCACGCTCGCCATGTCCGCGCACGCCGGCACCCCGGCGCCGCACGAGCGGGCGGCGGCCGCCCGGTGCGCCGACCCCGCCGACGTCCTCGACCTGACGGACTGGAAGCTGACCCTGCCCACCGGCGACGACGAGGACCCCACCGAGATCACCCAGCCCGAACTGGCGACCTTCTCCGCCGCGCCCTGGTTCCGGGCCGAGTCCGGCTGTGACGCGGTCAGATTCCGGGCCGCCGTCAACGGCGTGACGACGTCCGGCTCCAGCTACCCCCGCTCCGAGCTGCGGGAGATGACCGACGGCGGCGAGGACGAGGCCGCATGGTCCACCACGGACGGCACCCACACCCTCGTGGTCAGGGAGGCGTTCATGACGCTGCCCGAGGAGCGGCCCTACCTGGTCGGCGCCCAGGTCCACGGCGGGGACGACGACGTCACCGTCTTCCGCCTCGAGGGCAGCAAGCTCTACGTCACCGACGGCGACGACCGCCACCACCACCTCGTCACCGACGACTACGAGCTGGGCACCGAGTTCGAGGCCAAGTTCGTGGCCGAGGACGGCGAGATCGACGTCTACTACAACGGCCGGCGCGAGACCACGATCTCGCACGAAGGCGACACCAACTACTTCAAGGCGGGCGCCTACACGCAGGCCAACTGCGACAACTCCGAGCCGTGCGACGACGACAACTACGGCGAGGTCCGCATCTCCCGCATCGAGGTCACCCACACGTGA
- a CDS encoding serine/threonine-protein kinase: MRSGEEFADRYVLREVIGAGRGGDVWLAHDTVVGQDVALKPERADGEGETALRRLLGEPRAMAKFRDHPHVVTLYDVVTEAKDGPGSQTYWFVMEYVPSGGLDRQPTVSPERAARIGAELADALAALHEAGVVHCDVKPANIGLTRHGAAKLLDFGAAYRVGGSETITVNGPYSFTPDYAAPELARGNVPRPASDVFCLATTLYALVTGAPPRGGASDDDVPAGTGKDGEEAERLRHWKAEQGVVELDAAAVGPLYPVLTSMLRRDPRQRPDAAEVGRLLADIAGSEPKPPKDTATTSTAPARRRWRRPVIAGALGISALLALGLVVFPGDGNGADGKATPGPGQSLRDGDASHALVGDPHTADVCDMADPAALDQFGKGEVDVDYGNFDRCDMLVSVDDKTRIDVSLRLRKGSPPEGSQPSRTVGRIGIREEESESDECNLLLTSNGDGEGTLVGVRVNMGKGSVTGGTATLCTVADKAAVSAAEVLDRGPLPRRSPAYPRASLAWANACELLDAKALSAVPGLKVDVPDEGVANWSCEWSSGIDELDAEVAFFRDQPKSAADGTAHTFSGYRTVVEPDDDGDSCSAFVEYRRYSGQNAETAAEMVRLDVAGQRPADELCGMAQKLAASAAAALRAR, from the coding sequence GTGCGTTCCGGGGAGGAGTTCGCCGACCGCTATGTCCTCAGAGAGGTCATCGGCGCGGGGCGGGGCGGTGACGTGTGGCTGGCGCACGACACGGTGGTGGGCCAGGACGTCGCACTCAAACCGGAGCGGGCGGACGGCGAGGGCGAGACCGCGCTGCGGCGGCTGCTGGGCGAACCGCGCGCCATGGCCAAGTTCCGCGACCACCCCCATGTCGTGACGCTGTACGACGTGGTGACCGAAGCGAAGGACGGGCCCGGTTCGCAGACGTACTGGTTCGTCATGGAGTACGTCCCGAGCGGCGGCCTGGACCGGCAGCCGACGGTCTCCCCCGAGCGGGCGGCCCGCATCGGCGCCGAGCTCGCCGACGCGCTGGCCGCCCTGCACGAGGCGGGCGTCGTGCACTGCGACGTCAAGCCCGCCAACATCGGCCTCACCCGGCACGGGGCCGCGAAGTTACTGGACTTCGGCGCCGCCTACCGGGTCGGCGGCAGCGAGACCATCACGGTCAACGGCCCGTACAGCTTCACCCCGGACTACGCCGCCCCCGAACTGGCCCGGGGCAACGTCCCCCGGCCGGCCTCGGACGTGTTCTGCCTCGCCACCACCCTGTACGCGCTGGTCACCGGAGCGCCGCCGCGCGGTGGCGCATCCGACGACGACGTCCCCGCGGGGACGGGGAAGGACGGTGAGGAGGCCGAGCGGCTGCGGCACTGGAAGGCCGAGCAGGGCGTCGTCGAGCTGGACGCCGCCGCGGTGGGGCCGCTCTACCCCGTGCTCACCTCCATGCTGCGCCGCGACCCCCGGCAACGCCCCGACGCCGCCGAGGTCGGACGGCTCCTGGCGGACATCGCCGGGTCCGAGCCGAAGCCGCCCAAGGACACGGCCACCACCAGCACCGCCCCCGCGCGCCGACGGTGGCGCCGGCCGGTGATCGCGGGTGCCCTGGGCATCAGTGCCCTGCTGGCCCTGGGGCTGGTCGTCTTCCCCGGCGACGGCAACGGCGCCGACGGCAAGGCCACGCCGGGACCCGGCCAGAGCCTCCGGGACGGGGACGCCTCGCACGCCCTCGTCGGCGATCCGCACACGGCCGACGTGTGCGACATGGCCGACCCCGCCGCGCTCGACCAGTTCGGCAAGGGGGAAGTGGACGTGGACTACGGGAACTTCGACCGCTGCGACATGCTCGTGAGCGTCGACGACAAGACCCGTATCGACGTCTCGCTCCGCCTGCGCAAGGGCTCGCCGCCGGAGGGTTCGCAGCCCTCCCGCACCGTCGGGCGGATCGGCATCCGGGAGGAGGAGTCGGAGAGCGACGAGTGCAATCTGCTGCTGACGTCCAACGGCGACGGCGAGGGCACGCTGGTCGGGGTCCGCGTCAACATGGGCAAGGGCTCCGTGACCGGCGGCACCGCGACCCTGTGCACGGTCGCCGACAAGGCCGCCGTCAGCGCGGCCGAGGTCCTCGACCGGGGTCCGCTGCCGCGCCGTTCGCCGGCCTACCCGCGCGCCTCGCTGGCCTGGGCGAACGCCTGCGAACTGCTCGACGCCAAGGCGCTGTCCGCGGTGCCCGGCCTCAAGGTGGACGTGCCGGACGAGGGCGTGGCGAACTGGAGCTGCGAGTGGTCCAGCGGCATCGACGAACTGGACGCCGAGGTGGCCTTCTTCCGCGACCAGCCCAAGTCCGCGGCGGACGGTACGGCCCACACGTTCAGCGGCTATCGCACCGTGGTCGAACCGGACGACGACGGCGACAGCTGCTCGGCCTTCGTCGAGTACCGCCGCTACAGCGGCCAGAACGCCGAGACCGCCGCGGAGATGGTGCGCCTGGATGTCGCCGGGCAGCGGCCCGCGGACGAGCTGTGCGGGATGGCGCAGAAGCTCGCGGCCTCGGCCGCCGCCGCACTCCGGGCGCGATGA